The Globicephala melas chromosome 20, mGloMel1.2, whole genome shotgun sequence genome contains a region encoding:
- the LOC115842752 gene encoding large ribosomal subunit protein uL16-like, with protein sequence MGRRPARCYRFCKNKPYPKSRFCRGVPDAEIRIFDLGQKKAEVDAFPLCGHVVSDECEQLSSEALEAARICANKYMVKSCGKDGFHIRVRLHPFHVIRINKMLSCAGADRLQTGMRGAFGKPQGTVARVHIGQVIMSIRTKLQNKEHVIEALRRAKFKFPGRQKIHISKKWGFTKFNADEFENMVAEKRLIPDGCGVKYIPNRGPLDKWRALHS encoded by the coding sequence ATGGGCCGCCGCCCCGCCCGCTGTTACCGGTTTTGCAAGAACAAGCCATACCCCAAGTCTCGCTTCTGCCGAGGTGTCCCTGATGCTGAGATCCGCATCTTTGACCTGGGGCAGAAGAAGGCAGAAGTGGATGCGTTCCCACTCTGTGGCCACGTGGTGTCGGATGAATGTGAGCAGCTCTCCTCTGAAGCCCTGGAGGCTGCCCGTATCTGTGCCAACAAGTACATGGTGAAAAGCTGCGGCAAAGATGGTTTTCACATCCGAGTGCGGCTCCACCCCTTCCACGTCATCCGCATCAACAAGATGTTGTCCTGTGCTGGAGCTGATAGGCTCCAGACGGGTATGCGTGGTGCCTTTGGAAAGCCCCAGGGCACAGTGGCCAGGGTCCACATTGGCCAGGTCATAATGTCCATCCGCACCAAGCTGCAGAACAAGGAGCATGTGATTGAGGCCCTCCGCAGGGCCAAGTTCAAGTTCCCTGGCCGCCAGAAGATCCACATCTCCAAGAAGTGGGGATTTACTAAGTTTAATGCGGATGAGTTTGAAAACATGGTGGCAGAAAAGCGGCTCATTCCGGATGGCTGTGGGGTCAAGTACATCCCTAATCGTGGCCCCCTGGACAAATGGCGGGCCCTGCACTCGTGA